A genomic segment from Micromonospora echinaurantiaca encodes:
- a CDS encoding ROK family transcriptional regulator, with amino-acid sequence MTIDDAPRDGLRGGPRELLRLVASGAAVSRADLARLSGLSPSTVSQRVEALISEGLLQETGAGKSRGGRRPRQLAVPTGGALIGAIDLGAHHARLGTLDLTGRVVEARTRPVRIEDGPEAVLGALLDEVAALAPAATVPGQRGGTAGSGLRGIGIGIPGPVQYDTGRIVSPSRMPGWNGFDVREFCARRTDVPVVVDNDANLMALGEHRAVHGDLDHAVYVKAGTGIGAGVISGGRLHRGAQGSAGDISHCRVVADPGPLCSCGNTGCLEAVASGAALVAALCEQGVPVEDLTGVMRLIDDGDRHATALARRAGRSIGEILAVVVNFFNPQVVAIGGRLAECEPLLASMRATLYERCLPLATQALLIERVVTGPDVGIMGAAQLVVDRVVDPA; translated from the coding sequence GTGACGATTGACGACGCCCCGCGTGACGGCCTACGCGGCGGTCCACGGGAGCTGCTCCGGTTGGTGGCCAGCGGAGCGGCGGTCAGTCGTGCGGATCTCGCCCGGCTCTCCGGGCTCTCGCCGTCCACCGTCTCGCAGCGGGTCGAGGCACTGATCAGCGAAGGGTTGCTCCAGGAGACGGGCGCCGGGAAGTCCCGCGGCGGCCGTCGGCCCCGGCAGCTCGCGGTGCCCACCGGCGGCGCGCTGATCGGGGCGATCGATTTGGGCGCGCACCATGCCCGGCTCGGCACCCTCGACCTCACCGGGCGGGTCGTCGAGGCCCGCACCCGGCCGGTACGCATCGAGGACGGGCCGGAGGCCGTGCTCGGCGCGCTGCTCGACGAGGTCGCCGCGCTGGCGCCCGCCGCCACGGTGCCCGGTCAGCGCGGCGGTACCGCCGGCAGCGGGCTGCGCGGCATCGGCATCGGCATCCCCGGCCCGGTCCAGTACGACACCGGCCGGATCGTCAGCCCCTCTCGGATGCCCGGCTGGAACGGCTTCGACGTCCGCGAGTTCTGCGCCCGCCGGACGGACGTGCCGGTGGTGGTGGACAACGACGCCAACCTGATGGCGCTCGGCGAACACCGGGCGGTGCACGGCGACCTCGACCACGCGGTCTACGTCAAGGCCGGCACCGGGATCGGCGCCGGCGTCATCTCCGGCGGCCGGCTGCACCGGGGGGCCCAGGGCTCCGCCGGCGACATCAGCCACTGCCGGGTGGTGGCCGACCCCGGGCCGCTGTGCAGTTGCGGCAACACCGGCTGTCTGGAGGCGGTGGCCAGCGGCGCGGCCCTGGTCGCGGCGTTGTGCGAGCAGGGCGTACCGGTCGAGGACCTGACCGGCGTGATGCGGCTGATCGACGACGGCGACCGGCACGCCACCGCGCTGGCCCGCCGAGCAGGCCGGTCGATCGGCGAGATCCTCGCGGTCGTGGTCAACTTCTTCAACCCGCAGGTCGTCGCCATCGGCGGCCGGCTCGCCGAGTGCGAGCCACTGCTGGCCAGCATGCGGGCCACCCTCTATGAGCGGTGCCTGCCGCTGGCCACCCAGGCGCTGCTCATCGAGCGGGTCGTCACCGGCCCCGACGTCGGCATCATGGGCGCGGCCCAACTGGTCGTCGACCGCGTCGTCGACCCCGCCTGA
- a CDS encoding amino acid ABC transporter ATP-binding protein: MVAVRGLQKWFGPLHVLKDVDLTVAAGEVVVVIGPSGSGKSTLCRCLNRLEVAGEGSIEIDGEPLPAEGRKLARLRADVGMVFQAFNLFGHRTVLDNVTLGPVRVRRMPKAEAREQALALLDRVGIADKADHYPAQLSGGQQQRAAIARALAMRPKVLLFDEPTSALDPEMVNEVLDVMVSLAAEGMTMIVVTHEMGFARRAADRVVFMDDGRIVESGTPDEFFAAPSTERARDFLSKILQH, encoded by the coding sequence ATGGTGGCCGTCCGCGGCCTGCAGAAGTGGTTCGGCCCGCTGCACGTGCTCAAGGACGTCGACCTGACCGTGGCCGCCGGCGAGGTGGTGGTCGTGATCGGCCCGTCCGGTTCCGGCAAGTCGACGCTCTGCCGTTGCCTCAACCGCCTCGAGGTCGCCGGCGAGGGCAGCATCGAGATCGACGGCGAACCGCTGCCGGCCGAAGGACGCAAGCTCGCCCGGCTGCGCGCCGACGTCGGCATGGTCTTCCAGGCGTTCAACCTCTTCGGCCACCGGACCGTGCTGGACAACGTCACGCTCGGCCCGGTACGCGTCCGCCGGATGCCGAAGGCCGAGGCGCGCGAGCAGGCGCTGGCCCTGCTCGACCGGGTCGGCATCGCCGACAAGGCCGACCACTACCCGGCGCAGCTCTCCGGCGGCCAGCAACAGCGGGCGGCGATCGCCCGGGCGCTGGCCATGCGGCCGAAGGTGCTGCTCTTCGACGAGCCGACCTCGGCCCTGGACCCGGAAATGGTCAACGAGGTCCTGGACGTGATGGTCTCCCTCGCCGCGGAGGGGATGACCATGATCGTGGTGACCCACGAGATGGGCTTCGCCCGCCGCGCCGCGGACCGGGTCGTCTTCATGGACGACGGCCGGATCGTCGAGTCCGGCACCCCCGACGAGTTCTTCGCCGCCCCCAGCACCGAGCGGGCGCGCGACTTCCTCTCCAAGATCCTCCAGCACTGA
- a CDS encoding glutamate ABC transporter substrate-binding protein: MSFLHTSFTRRRALTVAATAVTVALAAAGCGDGGSAPTLPGKSGGEKVAQSVFDAAPVASDAEIPAGSTMDMIRKRGYLNVGGSLDAPLLSQQNPVTGEIEGFDADMAKLLAKYIIGKPEVKTVTIGTQTREAMLQAKSVDAVFQTYTITPQRATQVAFAGPYLTSGLAVAVRKDETGIKGVQDLAGKTVIVGANTPAVTALPTAAPGSKQVAFATDPQAVQALLQKRGDAYVQDFTLLASGAKANPGMKVVGEPFTTEAYGIGLNREDAQFKEFVNNWLKKIQADGTWAKVWESTLGSVVEGGTPTPPAIGSVEGS; encoded by the coding sequence ATGTCATTTCTCCACACGAGCTTCACGCGACGCCGCGCGCTGACCGTGGCCGCGACGGCGGTGACCGTCGCGCTCGCCGCCGCCGGCTGCGGCGACGGCGGCTCGGCCCCGACCCTGCCCGGCAAGTCCGGCGGCGAGAAGGTGGCCCAGTCGGTGTTCGACGCCGCCCCGGTGGCGTCCGACGCCGAGATCCCGGCCGGCTCCACCATGGACATGATCCGCAAGCGTGGCTACCTGAACGTCGGCGGCTCGCTGGACGCCCCGCTGCTGTCCCAGCAGAACCCGGTCACCGGTGAGATCGAGGGCTTCGACGCCGACATGGCCAAGCTGCTGGCCAAGTACATCATCGGCAAGCCCGAGGTGAAGACGGTGACCATCGGCACCCAGACCCGGGAGGCGATGCTCCAGGCCAAGTCGGTCGATGCGGTCTTCCAGACCTACACGATCACCCCGCAGCGGGCCACCCAGGTCGCCTTCGCCGGGCCGTACCTGACCTCCGGCCTGGCCGTGGCGGTCCGCAAGGACGAGACCGGCATCAAGGGCGTCCAGGACCTGGCCGGCAAGACCGTCATCGTCGGCGCGAACACCCCGGCGGTCACCGCGCTGCCCACCGCCGCCCCCGGTTCGAAGCAGGTCGCGTTCGCCACCGACCCGCAGGCCGTGCAGGCGCTGCTGCAGAAGCGCGGCGACGCCTACGTGCAGGACTTCACCCTGCTCGCCTCGGGCGCCAAGGCGAACCCGGGGATGAAGGTGGTCGGCGAGCCGTTCACCACCGAGGCGTACGGCATCGGCCTGAACCGCGAGGACGCCCAGTTCAAGGAGTTCGTCAACAACTGGCTCAAGAAGATCCAGGCGGACGGCACCTGGGCCAAGGTCTGGGAGAGCACCCTCGGCTCGGTGGTGGAGGGTGGCACCCCGACCCCGCCGGCGATCGGCTCGGTCGAAGGTTCCTGA
- a CDS encoding amino acid ABC transporter permease: MDALTAHLDELGHGLVTTVQLTVVTTLGALLLGVVVATLRVCPVPLLRTVGMVYVEVLQNLPLLALLVLFVFALPTIGITFPLFTSAAIVLAAYEGAYLAEAIRAGINTVGVGQAEAARAIGLTFSQSLRYVILPQGLRAVIQPMGNICIALLMNTSLAAAVGVVELTQAANNVNLVEAQPIAVFTGAGLAYMLLALLIGRLTGTLERRLAIVR; the protein is encoded by the coding sequence ATGGACGCCCTCACCGCCCACCTCGACGAACTCGGCCACGGGTTGGTCACGACGGTCCAGCTGACCGTCGTGACCACCCTCGGCGCGCTGTTGCTCGGCGTCGTCGTGGCCACCCTGCGGGTCTGCCCGGTGCCGCTGCTGCGCACCGTCGGCATGGTCTACGTCGAGGTGCTGCAGAACCTGCCGCTGCTGGCCCTGCTGGTGCTCTTCGTCTTCGCGCTGCCCACGATCGGCATCACGTTCCCGCTGTTCACCTCGGCGGCCATCGTGCTCGCCGCCTACGAGGGGGCGTACCTGGCCGAGGCGATCCGCGCCGGGATCAACACGGTGGGGGTGGGGCAGGCGGAGGCGGCCCGCGCCATCGGACTCACCTTCAGCCAGTCCCTGCGGTACGTCATCCTGCCGCAGGGACTGCGCGCGGTGATCCAGCCGATGGGCAACATCTGCATCGCGCTGCTGATGAACACCTCGCTGGCCGCCGCGGTCGGGGTGGTCGAGCTGACCCAGGCCGCCAACAACGTCAACCTCGTCGAGGCCCAGCCGATCGCCGTCTTCACCGGCGCCGGCCTGGCCTACATGCTGCTGGCGCTGCTGATCGGTCGGCTCACCGGCACGCTGGAACGAAGGTTGGCGATCGTCCGATGA
- a CDS encoding amino acid ABC transporter permease, with amino-acid sequence MSSNQQILFDVPGPRAQRRIRIATVLGALAVLGGLAWAVHRFASYGELAADRWQPFTTWPIWRYLLDALWNTLLAAAATAVLSSVLGLLLALGRLSAHRPVRWLAGAYVEVFRTVPALLLIYVTLFALPRYGLNFPLFWKLVVPLVISNSAAFAEIFRAGIKALDRGQTEAGLAIGLRRGQVMRLVVLPQALLQLTPSLVSQLVGLLKDTSLGFVVSYTELLYSGQVLASYTNLLIQTFLVVALIYLVVNASLSKFARVLQACNGRFTARGRSAGPDATVLTRGGNR; translated from the coding sequence ATGAGCTCGAACCAGCAGATCCTCTTCGACGTGCCGGGCCCGCGAGCCCAGCGCCGGATCCGGATCGCCACCGTGCTGGGCGCGCTCGCCGTCCTCGGCGGGCTCGCCTGGGCGGTGCACCGGTTCGCCAGCTACGGCGAACTCGCCGCCGACCGGTGGCAGCCCTTCACCACCTGGCCGATCTGGCGCTACCTGCTCGACGCGCTCTGGAACACCCTGCTCGCCGCCGCGGCGACCGCCGTGCTCAGCTCCGTGCTCGGGCTGCTGCTCGCGCTCGGCCGGCTGTCGGCGCACCGGCCGGTACGGTGGCTGGCCGGCGCGTACGTGGAGGTCTTCCGGACCGTACCGGCGCTGCTGCTGATCTACGTGACGCTCTTCGCACTCCCCCGGTACGGCCTGAACTTCCCGCTGTTCTGGAAGCTCGTGGTGCCGCTGGTGATCTCCAACTCGGCGGCCTTCGCCGAGATCTTCCGGGCCGGCATCAAGGCGCTGGACCGGGGCCAGACCGAGGCCGGCCTGGCCATCGGGTTGCGCCGGGGGCAGGTGATGCGGTTGGTCGTCCTGCCGCAGGCCCTGCTCCAGCTCACCCCGTCCCTGGTCAGCCAGCTGGTCGGGCTGCTCAAGGACACCTCGCTCGGCTTCGTGGTCAGCTACACCGAGCTGCTCTACAGCGGTCAGGTGCTCGCCTCGTACACCAACCTGCTGATCCAGACGTTCCTGGTGGTGGCGCTGATCTACCTGGTGGTCAACGCCTCGCTGTCGAAGTTCGCCCGCGTCCTGCAGGCCTGCAACGGGCGGTTCACCGCCCGCGGCCGGTCGGCCGGACCGGATGCGACCGTGCTCACCCGAGGGGGTAACCGGTGA
- a CDS encoding asparaginase, giving the protein MTDRPYAELARVTRNGFVESRHHGSVVVLDPTGAVALRAGVPDEPVLPRSTLKPVQALACLTATAAADSPLAGVLTGPALAIAAGSHTGDDRHVTVVRDLLTAAGLTEDALGCPVDWPEDEATRERLIRTGERRSRIRMNCSGKHAAMLVAAVARGWSTPDYLDPAHPVQREIAAAVARLAGTPVSTVAVDGCGAPLFGLPLTGLARTFQALAQAAPGSVEERVAEAMRRHPEHVGGWHGHPNTDLMRALPGVLAKGGAEGVLGVATPDGYAVAVKAIDGSPRATTVIALAALAEAGAAVDGAPELRRVPVLGGGEPVGAVTAAIDWTAGPARTEEED; this is encoded by the coding sequence GTGACCGACCGCCCGTACGCCGAACTGGCCCGGGTGACCCGCAACGGCTTCGTGGAGAGCCGGCACCACGGCAGCGTCGTGGTGCTCGACCCGACCGGCGCCGTCGCGCTGCGGGCCGGCGTACCCGACGAGCCGGTGCTGCCCCGCTCCACCCTCAAGCCGGTGCAGGCGCTGGCCTGCCTGACCGCCACGGCGGCCGCCGACTCCCCGCTGGCCGGCGTGCTGACCGGGCCCGCGCTGGCCATCGCCGCCGGCAGCCACACCGGCGACGACCGGCACGTGACCGTGGTACGCGACCTGCTGACCGCCGCCGGGCTGACCGAGGACGCGCTCGGTTGCCCGGTCGACTGGCCCGAGGACGAGGCCACCCGGGAGCGGCTGATCCGCACCGGCGAGCGGCGCAGCCGGATCCGGATGAACTGCTCGGGCAAGCACGCCGCCATGCTGGTCGCCGCCGTCGCCCGGGGCTGGTCGACGCCGGACTACCTCGACCCGGCACACCCGGTGCAGCGGGAGATCGCCGCCGCCGTGGCGCGGCTGGCCGGCACCCCGGTCAGCACCGTGGCGGTGGACGGCTGCGGCGCGCCGCTGTTCGGCCTGCCACTGACCGGGCTGGCCCGCACCTTCCAGGCGCTCGCCCAGGCTGCGCCGGGCAGCGTCGAGGAACGGGTGGCCGAGGCGATGCGCCGCCATCCGGAACACGTCGGAGGGTGGCACGGCCACCCGAACACCGACCTCATGCGGGCGCTGCCCGGGGTGCTCGCCAAGGGCGGCGCCGAGGGCGTGCTGGGGGTGGCGACCCCCGACGGCTACGCGGTCGCCGTGAAGGCGATCGACGGCAGCCCCCGCGCCACCACCGTGATCGCGCTCGCCGCGCTGGCCGAGGCCGGCGCGGCGGTCGACGGCGCCCCGGAGCTGCGCCGGGTGCCGGTACTCGGCGGGGGCGAACCGGTGGGCGCCGTCACCGCCGCCATCGACTGGACCGCGGGACCGGCCCGCACGGAAGAGGAAGACTGA
- a CDS encoding copper homeostasis protein CutC translates to MTTFEICIDSVEGAIAAEAAGADRVELCSALFDGGLTPSIGTIETALRSVDRIRVHVIVRPRAGDFIYSPAEVDAMVRDVQAAVAAGAHGVVIGALTPEGDVDVPTTRKLIEAAGDVSITFHRAFDMVRDPFQALEQLVELGVHRVLTSGQEVSVLEGAPLIAELVRRAGDRIVVMPGGGITPRNIARIIEATGAREYHFAALVSSDSPAVHRNLRPLMGGALNRPEYERSGTSGELVGQVLAAARG, encoded by the coding sequence ATGACGACATTCGAGATCTGCATCGACAGCGTCGAGGGAGCGATCGCCGCCGAGGCGGCCGGCGCCGACCGGGTGGAGCTCTGCTCCGCACTGTTCGACGGCGGGCTGACCCCCAGCATCGGCACCATCGAGACCGCGCTGCGCAGCGTGGACCGGATCCGGGTGCACGTCATCGTCCGCCCCCGGGCCGGTGACTTCATCTACTCGCCGGCCGAGGTCGACGCGATGGTGCGCGACGTGCAGGCCGCCGTGGCGGCCGGCGCGCACGGCGTGGTGATCGGGGCGCTGACCCCGGAGGGAGACGTCGACGTCCCCACCACCCGCAAGCTGATCGAGGCGGCCGGCGACGTCAGCATCACCTTCCACCGGGCGTTCGACATGGTCCGGGATCCGTTCCAGGCGCTGGAGCAGCTCGTCGAGCTGGGCGTGCACCGGGTGCTGACCTCGGGTCAGGAGGTGAGCGTGCTGGAGGGGGCCCCGCTCATCGCCGAGCTGGTCCGCCGGGCCGGCGACCGCATCGTCGTCATGCCGGGTGGCGGCATCACCCCGCGCAACATCGCCCGGATCATCGAGGCCACCGGCGCCCGGGAGTACCACTTCGCGGCGCTGGTCAGCTCGGACAGCCCCGCCGTGCACCGCAACCTCCGGCCGCTGATGGGCGGGGCCCTGAACCGGCCCGAGTACGAGCGCTCCGGCACCTCCGGGGAGCTGGTCGGCCAGGTGCTCGCCGCGGCCCGCGGCTGA
- a CDS encoding SulP family inorganic anion transporter — MTAALGLVRDRLLGLLPQPADWRAVRRSPRRDLLAGVTVAVVALPLALAFGVTSGLGAQAGLVTAVVAGAVAAVFGGSNLQVSGPTGAMTVVLVPVVQRFGATGVLMVGAMAGLVLIALALARLGRYVRYLPVPVIEGFTAGIAVVIALQQVPAALGVADAHGERVWAVAADAVVRFAAHPAPAPLAVALGVAALMLLGARWRPGLPFSLIGVALATVLAETVPVELARIGALPNGLPAPSLSFLDPAAVGVLLPSALAVAALAALESLLSATVADGMTVGERHDPDRELFGQGLANLAAPVFGGIPATAAIARTAVNVRAGASSKLASLTHAVALAAIVLAAAPLVGRIPLAALAGVLLATTVRMVEAGSLRALARATRGDALVLVLTFTVTVALDLVTAVAVGVGVAVVIALRAVARTARVEQVPLDRGEHSAEEHALLADHIVAYRLDGPLFFAAAHNFLLQLSDVADVRVVILRMSRVSTIDATGAQVLGDAILRLQGRGITVLLSGIAPGHDQVLAALGVADQLRRDGLVFPDTPSAIRHARSIALAGDRTAEAAPAGVTGR; from the coding sequence GTGACCGCCGCGCTCGGCCTGGTCCGCGACCGCCTGCTCGGCCTGCTGCCGCAACCCGCCGACTGGCGGGCCGTGCGCCGCTCGCCCCGGCGGGACCTGCTCGCCGGGGTCACCGTGGCCGTGGTGGCGTTGCCGCTGGCCCTGGCCTTCGGTGTCACCTCCGGCCTGGGCGCGCAGGCCGGCCTGGTGACCGCGGTGGTCGCCGGCGCGGTCGCCGCCGTCTTCGGCGGTTCCAACCTCCAGGTCTCCGGCCCCACCGGGGCGATGACCGTGGTGCTGGTGCCGGTGGTGCAGCGCTTCGGCGCCACCGGCGTGCTGATGGTCGGGGCGATGGCCGGGCTGGTGCTGATCGCGCTGGCGCTGGCCCGCCTCGGCCGGTACGTCCGCTACCTGCCGGTCCCGGTCATCGAGGGGTTCACCGCGGGCATCGCGGTGGTCATCGCCCTGCAACAGGTGCCAGCCGCGCTCGGGGTGGCCGACGCGCACGGCGAGCGGGTCTGGGCGGTCGCCGCCGACGCGGTGGTCCGGTTCGCGGCCCACCCCGCGCCGGCGCCGCTCGCGGTGGCCCTCGGCGTCGCCGCGCTCATGCTGCTCGGCGCCCGGTGGCGTCCCGGCCTGCCGTTCTCGCTGATCGGGGTGGCGCTGGCCACCGTGCTGGCGGAGACCGTGCCGGTCGAACTGGCCCGGATCGGCGCGTTGCCCAACGGGCTGCCGGCGCCGTCGCTGAGCTTCCTCGACCCGGCCGCCGTCGGCGTGCTGCTTCCCTCCGCGCTGGCGGTGGCGGCGCTGGCCGCGCTGGAGAGCCTGCTCTCCGCCACCGTCGCGGACGGCATGACGGTCGGCGAGCGCCACGATCCCGATCGGGAGCTGTTCGGCCAGGGCCTGGCCAACCTGGCCGCACCGGTGTTCGGCGGGATTCCGGCGACCGCCGCCATCGCCCGGACCGCGGTGAACGTGCGCGCCGGCGCGAGTTCGAAGCTGGCGTCGCTCACCCACGCCGTCGCGCTCGCCGCCATCGTGCTGGCCGCCGCTCCGCTGGTCGGCCGGATCCCGCTGGCCGCGCTGGCCGGCGTCCTGCTGGCCACCACGGTGCGGATGGTCGAGGCGGGTTCGCTGCGGGCGCTGGCCCGGGCCACCCGGGGCGACGCGCTGGTGCTCGTGCTCACCTTCACCGTCACCGTGGCGCTCGACCTGGTGACCGCCGTGGCGGTCGGGGTGGGCGTGGCCGTGGTGATCGCCCTGCGGGCGGTGGCCCGCACGGCCCGGGTGGAGCAGGTGCCGCTGGACCGGGGTGAGCACAGCGCCGAGGAGCACGCGCTGCTCGCCGACCACATCGTCGCCTACCGGCTGGACGGGCCGCTGTTCTTCGCGGCGGCGCACAACTTCCTGCTCCAGCTCTCCGACGTCGCCGACGTGCGGGTGGTCATCCTGCGGATGTCCCGGGTCTCCACCATCGACGCCACCGGCGCGCAGGTCCTCGGCGACGCCATCCTCCGGTTGCAGGGGCGCGGCATCACGGTGCTGCTCTCCGGGATCGCGCCCGGGCACGACCAGGTGCTGGCCGCCCTCGGGGTGGCCGACCAGTTGCGCCGCGACGGGCTGGTCTTCCCGGACACCCCCAGCGCCATCCGGCACGCCCGGTCCATCGCGCTCGCCGGTGACCGGACGGCCGAGGCCGCACCCGCCGGCGTCACCGGCCGCTGA
- a CDS encoding ArsR/SmtB family transcription factor, which produces MSVPLYQAKAELFRTLGHPVRIRVLELLQDGPKPVRDLLAAIDVEASNLSQQLAVLRRAGMVSTWRDGSLVMYALSTPDVADLLAAGRRILGAVLTDRDGLLGELRADGSAR; this is translated from the coding sequence GTGTCAGTGCCGCTGTACCAGGCGAAGGCCGAGCTGTTCCGCACGCTCGGGCATCCGGTGCGGATCCGGGTGCTGGAACTGCTCCAGGACGGGCCGAAACCGGTCCGCGACCTGCTCGCGGCCATCGACGTCGAGGCGTCCAACCTCTCCCAGCAGCTGGCCGTGCTGCGCCGGGCCGGCATGGTCAGCACCTGGCGGGACGGCTCCCTGGTCATGTACGCGCTCAGCACCCCGGACGTGGCCGACCTGCTCGCCGCCGGGCGGCGGATCCTCGGCGCGGTCCTCACCGACCGGGACGGGCTGCTCGGCGAGCTGCGGGCCGACGGGTCCGCCCGGTGA
- a CDS encoding LacI family DNA-binding transcriptional regulator gives MKRPTIADVARRAGVSKGAVSYALNGQPGVSAATRQRILDIAAEMGFSPSSAARALSGASAEAVGLALCRPARTLGIEPFFMELISGVEAELAARSYALTLQVVTDPAAEIAVYRRWWGERRVDGVLVCDLRTDDRRVPVLEELGLPAVVIGGPAGTGRLASVWSDDAAALVETVEYLVALGHRRIARVGGLPDLLHTEIRTEAFDRACRRLGLADAVTVPSDYTGEEGARATRRLLSSAARPTAVIYDNDVMAIAGLSVAQEMGLAVPADLSIVAWDDSPLCQLVHPPLTALSRDIPAYGAHAARQLLAVIGGADPAGLQDETAHLTPRGSTAPPRSG, from the coding sequence GTGAAGCGGCCGACCATCGCCGACGTCGCCCGACGGGCCGGGGTCTCCAAGGGCGCGGTGTCGTACGCGCTGAACGGCCAGCCCGGCGTCTCCGCGGCCACCCGCCAGCGGATCCTCGACATCGCCGCCGAGATGGGCTTCAGCCCGAGCAGCGCGGCCCGGGCGCTCTCCGGAGCCAGCGCCGAGGCGGTCGGGCTGGCTCTGTGCCGCCCGGCCCGGACGCTCGGCATCGAGCCGTTCTTCATGGAGCTGATCAGCGGCGTCGAGGCGGAACTCGCCGCCCGGTCGTACGCCCTCACCCTCCAGGTGGTGACCGACCCGGCGGCCGAGATCGCTGTCTACCGGCGCTGGTGGGGTGAGCGCCGGGTCGACGGCGTGCTCGTCTGCGACCTGCGCACCGACGACCGGCGGGTGCCCGTGCTGGAGGAGCTCGGCCTGCCGGCGGTGGTGATCGGCGGCCCGGCCGGCACCGGCCGGCTGGCCAGCGTCTGGTCCGACGACGCGGCCGCGCTGGTGGAGACGGTGGAATACCTGGTCGCACTCGGGCACCGGCGGATCGCCCGAGTCGGTGGCCTGCCCGACCTGCTGCACACCGAGATCCGCACCGAGGCGTTCGACCGGGCGTGCCGGCGGCTCGGGCTCGCCGACGCGGTCACCGTGCCGTCGGACTACACCGGCGAGGAGGGCGCACGGGCCACCCGCCGGCTGCTCAGCTCCGCCGCCCGGCCCACCGCGGTGATCTACGACAACGACGTGATGGCGATCGCCGGCCTGTCGGTGGCCCAGGAGATGGGGCTGGCGGTCCCCGCCGACCTGTCCATCGTGGCCTGGGACGACTCGCCCCTCTGCCAGCTGGTGCACCCGCCGCTGACCGCGCTCAGCCGGGACATCCCGGCCTACGGCGCGCACGCCGCCCGGCAGCTGCTGGCGGTGATCGGCGGCGCCGACCCGGCCGGACTCCAGGACGAGACGGCACACCTCACCCCGCGCGGGAGCACCGCACCGCCGCGGAGCGGCTGA